The Streptomyces sp. DG1A-41 genomic sequence CCGACGGGGACGACGGGGCCGAAGATCTGGCCCCGGCCGGGGTCGTCGACCGACGCGGCGAGGAAGTCGTGGCAGGTCCGCAGCGCCGCCGGATCGGGGGTGTACGGCTGGCCGGTCGCGCGGGCCAGGTCCCAGCCGTGGATCACCAGCTCGTCGGTGGCGACCAGGCCCGCGATCTCGCCGGGCAGGTCGACGCCTCCGGCCCGGGTCATGCCGGTCCAGGCGACCGGGTCGCGCCAGGCCTCGGCCAGTTCGGCGAGGCCCTTGGGCAGTTCCTCGCGCCAGCCGGGCCCGATGTCCGGGAGGGTGGAGTCCGGGCTGGTGTCGGTCGTGACGCCCAGGTCCTTGCGGCCGGCGTCGCGGAAGGCGACGGTCAGCCCGACCAGGTGGCCCAGCAGGTTGCGCACCGCGTACTTCGGGCAGGGCGTCGGGTTCGCCAGTTGCTCGTCGGTGACGCCTTCGGCCAGGCGCGCCAGGACCGCCGTCTGGGGTCCGAGGTCGAGGGTCGGGGTGGTGTCGGTCATCCGCTGTTCCTCCTGGTGTGGTTCCTGGGAGGTAGACCGACGGCGACCGCGGAACTCATCGCCCGGTCGCCCGTTTTCC encodes the following:
- a CDS encoding TIGR03086 family metal-binding protein; translated protein: MTDTTPTLDLGPQTAVLARLAEGVTDEQLANPTPCPKYAVRNLLGHLVGLTVAFRDAGRKDLGVTTDTSPDSTLPDIGPGWREELPKGLAELAEAWRDPVAWTGMTRAGGVDLPGEIAGLVATDELVIHGWDLARATGQPYTPDPAALRTCHDFLAASVDDPGRGQIFGPVVPVGPDAPLLDRAVGLSGRDPGWTRQS